One Thalassotalea hakodatensis DNA segment encodes these proteins:
- a CDS encoding DUF3450 domain-containing protein, with protein MSILSKKSLIASAMVGSLALTASTFASADELTELQKAEAQTFKNSARSQAKINNIYEQTLTLLAEYRNTVDEAEILSDYNDHVQRMVDGQKANIKSLEKQIAGIDKTKQGVVPLMYKMIDTLDQFINADIPVNIEARKDRVQGLRDVMDDSNVTVSEQFRLVLEAFEIEANYGTVFAAYQGELDLDGQKITVDFLHMGRIAFVAQSLDMKNAWVWNNETRAWEKLGDEYLKPITDGIRMARNQLTKDLTKLPVFAAGAK; from the coding sequence ATGTCCATATTAAGTAAAAAAAGCCTTATCGCATCGGCGATGGTCGGCTCATTAGCATTGACAGCAAGCACTTTCGCTTCTGCAGATGAATTAACCGAGCTGCAAAAAGCTGAAGCACAAACGTTTAAAAACTCTGCGAGATCGCAAGCTAAAATAAACAATATCTATGAGCAAACGCTTACTTTACTTGCGGAATACCGTAATACAGTAGACGAAGCTGAGATTTTATCGGATTACAACGACCATGTTCAGCGTATGGTTGATGGTCAAAAAGCCAACATTAAATCATTAGAAAAGCAAATTGCAGGTATCGATAAAACTAAGCAAGGTGTTGTACCGCTGATGTATAAGATGATCGATACACTTGATCAATTTATTAATGCAGACATTCCTGTAAATATTGAAGCGCGAAAAGATCGTGTTCAAGGTTTACGTGATGTAATGGACGATTCGAACGTTACCGTTTCAGAGCAATTTCGCTTAGTACTAGAAGCTTTTGAAATTGAAGCTAACTACGGTACTGTATTTGCTGCTTATCAAGGTGAACTTGATTTAGATGGTCAAAAAATTACGGTTGATTTCTTACATATGGGCCGAATCGCATTTGTTGCACAATCGCTTGATATGAAAAATGCATGGGTGTGGAACAACGAAACACGTGCTTGGGAAAAATTAGGTGATGAATACTTGAAGCCTATTACAGACGGCATTCGTATGGCTCGTAACCAGCTAACGAAAGATTTAACTAAGTTACCCGTTTTCGCAGCAGGAGCTAAATAA
- a CDS encoding MotA/TolQ/ExbB proton channel family protein, which yields MKKMINYVMLAASMTAGMVASANANDLQKLLEQVKNDRISEASIDKKREAEFTAARADKQALLNKAKAQLKAEQERNKRLTKEYAQNEITLAQKAVELDTAEGTLGEMFGVSRAAAADAYGAISTSIVSAEYPGRGDILNEIANAKEIPELEQLEELWFALQTEMTQSGEVSQFTTEVTNLDGTKSTETITRIGTFNLVSDNGYLTYNDEVGQVQPLAKQPAGFITETASSFFNTTSGYTELYVDPSRGAILTLETRKKTLEEFYHQGGTVGYAITVLLIIGLLIALERLIVLGSVSSKIKAQQKNLDQPNENNPLGRLLVVYNENKNADAETLELKLDEAILRETPKVDRGINLIKMFAAIAPLMGLLGTVIGMILTFQTITLFGTGDPKIMAGNISLALVTTALGLIAALPLILVHSVVAGRSKSVLHKLDEQSAGLIAEIAEKESK from the coding sequence ATGAAGAAGATGATTAATTATGTAATGCTTGCTGCGTCAATGACGGCTGGCATGGTAGCGTCTGCAAATGCAAACGACTTACAAAAACTACTTGAACAGGTTAAAAATGACCGTATTTCTGAAGCAAGCATTGATAAAAAGCGTGAAGCTGAATTCACTGCTGCTCGTGCTGACAAACAAGCGCTATTAAACAAAGCAAAAGCGCAGTTAAAAGCTGAGCAAGAGCGTAATAAGCGTTTAACAAAAGAATACGCACAAAATGAAATTACCTTAGCGCAAAAAGCAGTTGAACTTGATACTGCCGAAGGTACGTTAGGTGAAATGTTCGGTGTAAGTCGTGCAGCGGCTGCTGATGCTTATGGTGCAATCTCTACTTCTATCGTAAGTGCTGAATACCCTGGTCGTGGCGATATATTAAACGAAATCGCAAATGCAAAAGAAATACCTGAGCTAGAACAGCTAGAAGAGTTATGGTTTGCGCTGCAAACTGAAATGACTCAGTCAGGTGAAGTTTCACAATTTACGACTGAAGTGACTAATCTTGACGGTACAAAATCAACAGAAACGATTACCCGTATCGGTACGTTTAACTTAGTGTCAGATAATGGCTACTTAACGTATAATGATGAAGTTGGTCAAGTTCAACCACTTGCTAAACAGCCGGCTGGTTTTATTACTGAAACAGCATCAAGCTTCTTCAACACAACTTCTGGCTATACTGAACTTTATGTTGACCCTTCTCGTGGTGCTATTTTAACGTTAGAAACACGTAAGAAAACGCTTGAAGAATTTTACCATCAAGGTGGCACTGTTGGTTATGCAATCACTGTATTGTTAATCATTGGTTTACTAATCGCTCTTGAACGTTTAATTGTTCTTGGCAGTGTTAGTTCTAAGATTAAGGCTCAACAGAAGAACTTAGATCAACCTAACGAAAACAATCCGCTTGGTCGTTTATTAGTTGTTTACAACGAAAATAAAAACGCTGATGCTGAAACGTTAGAACTGAAACTTGACGAAGCTATTCTTCGTGAAACACCTAAAGTTGACCGTGGTATTAACCTGATTAAGATGTTCGCAGCGATTGCGCCACTTATGGGTCTTTTAGGTACGGTTATCGGTATGATTTTAACCTTCCAAACAATTACATTGTTCGGTACAGGTGACCCTAAAATTATGGCTGGTAACATCTCTCTTGCCCTTGTAACTACTGCATTAGGTCTAATTGCTGCATTGCCGTTAATTCTAGTTCACAGTGTTGTTGCTGGTCGTAGTAAATCTGTACTTCATAAATTAGACGAGCAAAGCGCTGGTTTAATTGCTGAAATTGCAGAGAAGGAGTCTAAGTAA
- a CDS encoding MotA/TolQ/ExbB proton channel family protein, which translates to MLFLIELIESVRSFIATGGNVLYFVAFALLMMWILMIERYWFLASTYPKLREEIIAKWDARADTTSWYAHRIRDTWISEAAELLERNMITIKTLVAMCPLIGLLGTVTGMISVFETMAQQGTGNPRLMASGISMATIPTMAGMVAALSGVFFSSRLDAKVKLAKAKLVDSLPHH; encoded by the coding sequence ATGTTATTCCTGATAGAACTTATCGAATCTGTCAGGAGTTTTATTGCAACTGGCGGTAACGTTTTATACTTTGTCGCCTTTGCTCTCTTAATGATGTGGATATTAATGATAGAACGTTATTGGTTCTTGGCTTCAACATACCCTAAATTGCGTGAAGAAATTATCGCAAAGTGGGATGCCAGAGCTGATACTACTTCGTGGTATGCACATCGAATTAGAGATACATGGATCTCCGAAGCGGCAGAGTTACTAGAACGTAACATGATTACGATTAAAACCTTAGTGGCAATGTGTCCACTAATCGGATTACTAGGTACAGTTACCGGTATGATTTCAGTGTTTGAAACCATGGCTCAACAAGGTACAGGTAATCCGCGTCTAATGGCTTCTGGTATTTCAATGGCAACTATTCCGACAATGGCGGGTATGGTTGCAGCATTATCAGGTGTATTTTTTAGCAGCCGTTTAGATGCAAAAGTTAAACTAGCAAAGGCAAAACTGGTTGACAGTTTACCTCACCACTAG
- a CDS encoding ExbD/TolR family protein has translation MARKRIREDEDAAIDMTPMLDIVFIMLIFFIVTTSFIKEAGIEVNKPKAANQTRQKSANIFIAVRDSGEIWLDKRRVDVERVAANIEKLLAEQPSDVVIVQADKNAKHGVVVKVMDAIKEAGIDRISIAAARG, from the coding sequence ATGGCACGTAAACGTATTCGTGAAGATGAAGACGCAGCTATAGATATGACGCCGATGCTAGACATCGTCTTCATTATGCTGATCTTCTTCATCGTGACCACTTCTTTTATAAAAGAAGCAGGTATTGAAGTTAATAAACCGAAGGCAGCTAATCAAACCAGACAAAAGTCAGCTAACATTTTTATTGCTGTTAGAGATTCTGGTGAAATTTGGTTAGATAAGCGTCGTGTGGATGTCGAACGTGTTGCCGCTAATATTGAAAAACTATTAGCTGAGCAACCGAGTGATGTAGTAATTGTTCAAGCTGACAAAAACGCTAAACACGGTGTTGTTGTCAAAGTAATGGACGCGATTAAAGAAGCAGGCATCGACCGTATCTCCATCGCTGCAGCTAGGGGGTAA
- a CDS encoding energy transducer TonB — protein MIRFLVSILLGAAVTFALFAFMAYLISSTDRREEEKLEHIVVEVNTTPPESKAQSRQRVPPPPPPPPKQPPKPQAPEPETSTDTGGLSFNLPGIQLAGANTNIAAPGAGFGRDGDAAPIVRINPKYPMQAARDGIEGWVILSFTINEIGGVEDVEVIDAEPKRVFNKEARRALRKWKYKPKVVDGKPIKQPGLTVQLDFKMDGGQ, from the coding sequence ATGATTCGCTTTTTAGTATCAATACTACTAGGCGCAGCGGTTACTTTTGCATTGTTCGCTTTTATGGCTTATTTGATCTCTAGCACAGATCGAAGAGAAGAAGAAAAGTTAGAACACATTGTTGTTGAAGTAAACACTACGCCACCTGAGTCAAAGGCTCAATCAAGACAACGTGTACCACCGCCGCCGCCGCCGCCGCCTAAACAGCCGCCTAAGCCGCAGGCTCCAGAGCCAGAAACAAGCACTGACACTGGTGGTTTAAGTTTTAATTTACCAGGCATACAACTTGCTGGTGCAAACACTAACATTGCAGCACCTGGTGCAGGCTTTGGACGTGATGGTGATGCCGCACCTATTGTGCGTATTAATCCTAAATATCCAATGCAAGCAGCGCGAGATGGTATTGAAGGCTGGGTAATTTTATCATTTACTATCAATGAAATTGGTGGTGTTGAAGATGTTGAAGTTATCGATGCCGAACCAAAACGTGTTTTCAATAAAGAAGCACGCCGCGCATTGAGAAAGTGGAAGTACAAGCCTAAAGTTGTAGATGGTAAACCAATTAAACAACCTGGTTTAACTGTACAGTTAGACTTTAAAATGGATGGGGGTCAATAA
- a CDS encoding tetratricopeptide repeat protein yields MHKITKSLMLFASIALVQLPTSYDVQAAEQKSEKPKRKTQLVGQSVGKKIGKAFELYTADDVQGALTTLLEIDAKKDYDKAYLARFIANMYATLGESQKAIDYLKQAVEPDILNESDHGDALKLLADLQMQEQAYADALKNYEAWMDFTGKSDGDTWVKISNAQYQLKRLDKMIAPADNAIAAYGDKQNKNPYLLKLTSYYERKKYKDAVKVLETAVQLFPTEKAFWTQLGNFYLLTEDFKRGMATLDLAYKQGFLEKESHLKTLASLYSQNNIPHKAARILEKHINSGEIKRDDQNLFSLANAYHAAQEIDTAAKYFSELAKMTNESKHYAKLGTLLAQDEQFKKAIVALNKALDLGASNKGRLNMSLAEAHFYLGQYKQAYAAVKLAEKDPKTRKSARGWVTYIKDTAQRKGKAI; encoded by the coding sequence ATGCACAAGATAACTAAATCTTTAATGTTATTCGCTTCTATTGCGTTAGTGCAGCTTCCTACGTCTTATGATGTACAAGCTGCTGAGCAAAAGTCTGAAAAGCCGAAGCGAAAAACGCAATTGGTTGGGCAGTCTGTTGGTAAAAAAATTGGTAAGGCTTTCGAATTATATACAGCTGACGATGTTCAAGGTGCTTTAACAACGTTATTAGAAATTGACGCGAAGAAAGACTATGACAAGGCGTATTTAGCTCGATTTATCGCTAATATGTACGCGACGTTAGGTGAATCTCAGAAAGCAATAGACTATCTTAAGCAAGCTGTTGAACCTGACATTCTCAATGAGTCTGATCATGGTGATGCACTTAAGTTATTAGCGGATCTTCAAATGCAAGAACAAGCATATGCAGACGCGCTAAAAAATTATGAAGCTTGGATGGACTTTACCGGTAAGTCTGACGGTGATACGTGGGTTAAAATTTCGAACGCGCAGTATCAACTTAAGCGTTTAGATAAAATGATCGCGCCGGCGGATAACGCAATTGCTGCTTACGGTGACAAGCAAAATAAAAACCCGTATTTATTAAAACTTACTTCATATTACGAACGTAAGAAATATAAAGATGCGGTCAAAGTGCTTGAAACAGCGGTGCAATTGTTCCCAACAGAGAAAGCTTTCTGGACGCAACTAGGTAACTTTTATTTGCTAACAGAAGATTTTAAGCGTGGCATGGCTACACTTGATCTTGCTTATAAGCAAGGCTTTTTAGAGAAGGAATCACATCTTAAAACGCTTGCAAGTTTATATTCTCAAAATAATATCCCGCATAAAGCGGCGAGAATTTTAGAGAAGCATATCAACTCAGGTGAAATAAAACGTGATGATCAGAACCTATTCTCACTAGCTAATGCATACCATGCTGCTCAAGAAATTGATACCGCAGCTAAATATTTTAGCGAACTTGCGAAGATGACTAATGAATCTAAGCATTACGCTAAATTAGGCACGTTACTTGCTCAGGATGAACAGTTTAAAAAAGCTATTGTAGCACTGAACAAAGCGTTAGATTTAGGTGCTAGTAACAAAGGCCGTTTGAATATGAGCTTGGCTGAGGCACATTTTTATTTAGGACAGTACAAACAAGCCTATGCTGCAGTTAAGCTTGCAGAAAAGGATCCTAAAACACGTAAAAGTGCGAGAGGTTGGGTAACGTATATCAAAGATACTGCACAACGAAAAGGCAAAGCTATTTAA
- a CDS encoding response regulator has protein sequence MQILIVDDKPVVLEQLRTLLADYPCEIDSAGNGLDALEKAQKKQYDLFIVDHLMPVMNGLQLVKNLDKKQLLANATLLFMTTQGATAANMTAESSLFDQLIEKPINVDLFNQVIEPLFSQINPIRSISN, from the coding sequence ATGCAAATTTTAATTGTTGATGATAAACCTGTTGTACTAGAGCAACTACGTACGTTACTGGCTGACTATCCGTGTGAAATTGATAGTGCTGGTAATGGCTTAGATGCTCTTGAAAAAGCTCAAAAAAAGCAATACGACCTGTTTATCGTAGATCATTTGATGCCCGTTATGAATGGTCTTCAATTGGTCAAAAACTTAGATAAAAAACAATTGTTAGCTAACGCCACGTTATTATTCATGACAACACAAGGCGCAACTGCCGCTAACATGACAGCTGAGTCTTCACTCTTCGATCAACTGATCGAAAAGCCCATTAACGTTGATTTATTCAATCAGGTTATTGAGCCGCTTTTCTCACAAATTAACCCGATAAGATCTATATCAAATTAG
- the apt gene encoding adenine phosphoribosyltransferase, translating into MTNSQKALLESAVHTIPDYPKKGIMFRDVTGILDNAEAFNLTIDLLVEKYRDCGFTKVIGTEARGFLFGAPLALRLGVGFVPVRKPGKLPRATFSQEYQLEYGTDILEIHQDALVPEDKVLVVDDLLATGGTIEATYQLIRRIGAKVTDAAFVISLPDLGGEKKLEALGLAVHSLLAYEGD; encoded by the coding sequence ATGACAAACTCTCAAAAAGCGTTATTAGAAAGCGCAGTACACACTATCCCTGATTACCCTAAAAAAGGCATTATGTTCCGAGATGTTACTGGAATATTAGATAATGCAGAGGCATTTAACTTAACCATAGATTTACTCGTTGAAAAATATCGTGACTGTGGATTTACCAAAGTTATTGGTACAGAAGCGCGTGGTTTTTTATTTGGTGCTCCTCTAGCGTTGCGTTTAGGAGTTGGTTTTGTTCCGGTAAGAAAACCAGGTAAATTACCAAGGGCGACTTTTTCACAAGAATATCAATTAGAGTATGGTACGGATATTTTAGAGATACACCAAGACGCGTTAGTCCCTGAGGATAAAGTATTAGTTGTTGATGACTTATTAGCAACAGGTGGTACTATCGAAGCAACATATCAACTGATCCGCCGCATTGGTGCCAAAGTAACAGATGCAGCGTTCGTTATTTCATTGCCTGATTTAGGTGGTGAGAAGAAACTTGAAGCGTTAGGGTTAGCGGTACACTCTTTATTAGCATATGAAGGCGATTAA